The stretch of DNA AAAAAAATATTTTTTAACGCTTAATTACGGCAACGGAAAAATAAGAAAATTCAGCAGCGAAATGGCGGAGGAAAAGACCAGGGCGTGGAATCTGCTCCAGCTAGCCTCGGCCCAATCGGCGGTGTCAGTGGAAATTGAAGATGGATTTCTTCCCCGTTCCATTGATGGATTTAAAAACACCGATCAAAACAAATGGGTTTTATTCGTGAACGGAGCAAGGCAAACAAACGGCCCTTTTGAGGTGTTTGTCAAAAAGGGAGATTTGGTGGAGTTTAAGTATGAAAAACAATAAAATAAATTTTTTAAGGAGATTTACCCCATTAAATAGTTGCAAAGCAAATTTAACGGGGTTTACGGTTGTTGAAGTGTTGATTACCATGGGAGTTTTTGCGTTAGTTAGTTCAATGGTTTTGGCGAATTATCCCAAATTTTCCGAGCGGCTGACTCTGGAACAAACCGCTCAAAAAATCGCTTTATCTTTCCGGGAGGCAAAAATCCTCTCTTTAACGGTCGGAGAATCTGAAATTGGAACGCGAATTTTTCCCGGTTACGGCGTGCATTTTGACGCCGGTGAAAGCGGAAATAATAAAAGATATTTGATTTTTTCCGATCTTAACGCCGATAAAAAATATGCGGAGCCGGACGACGGAGAAAAAGATATTTTTGGAATCCAAAGCTCCGCTTTTATTTCAGGAGCTTGTTTCGGGGAAGAAGACGCCGGCAGTTTAAGCGAATGCCAAAGTTATAATCAAACGAAAATTTTAGATATAGTTTTTACTAGGCCAAAACCCAGCATTGATTTTTATGACGGCGAAAGAAGCCAGTGGCGAGGTGAGCAGAATGTCGGCATTTTTATCGTTAATCCCGAAGGCGATATTAAAAAAATAATTATCTGGAAAACCGGGCAGATAATGGTTGAATGAGATTTTATAATTAATTCAAAAGTCAAAATGCAAAATTCAAAATTTCAATTCAAAATTCAAAAGTTTTATTTTTAATTTTCAAATATGGCTTATCCAAAATCCGGCAAAGGTTTCAGCTTATTAGAGACGCTTGTGGCTTTGGCGATTTTAAATGCCGCGATTTTAGGGCCAATCAGTCTGGCTTATGTCAGCATCCGTTCAGCCAGTTTGTCTCATAACATCACGATTGCCGCTTTTTTAGCCGAGGAAGGAGTGGAATTGGCGCGCAGTCAGCGCGAAAAAAATATTTACAGCGGCAATGATTGGCTTAATAGCCTTGCCGGTTGCGCGGTTGGCAGTCCTTGCCGAATCGCGACTGCCGCGGACGGCGAAATCAGCGTTGTTTCTTGCGGCGGATCATGCGCGCCCCTTAATTATGATTCAGATATCGGTCTCTACTGGTATGAGAGCGGAAATGCTTCAATTTTTACCAGAAGTTTTACGGTTGAGGAAATAAAAGAAAACAAAGAAGCAAAAGTGACGATGACGGTCAGTTGGAAAGAACGTTTTTTAAGCGGCAATCAAAATATTCAGTTAGAAAGCCATCTTTCCAATTGGCATTAGAAATTTATGGCTGAAGATTTTAAATTTAAAAAATTAAGGCGCGGGTCGCGGTTTCTAACGGGGTTTACCCCAGTTAAATCTTTCGCTTCGCGAAATTTAACGGGGTTTACCCCGTTAAATAGTTGCGAAGCAAATTTAACGGGGTTTACTCTGCTGGAGATGATTGTGTCTTTGGGAGTTTTTTCCGCGGCGATTTTGATTATTTTAGGGGCTATTTTGTCCATTAATGACGCTCAAAAGAAAATGATTAATATTCAGGCCGTTGAAGATAATTTGCGTTTCGCTTTGGACGCAATGTCCAGAGAGATTCGGACCGGATCTGTCTATAATTGCGAAGGAGGAGGTTCGGCGTCCGATTGTCCGGCCGGATCGCCAATTTTCGCTTTTGATTCCATCAGCGGGGGAAGGATTATTTATCGTTGGAACAGCGTTAATAAAAGCATTGAAGAATCGGAAGACAATGGCTCAACTTATTATCCGATAACCGGCAACGATCTGAAAATAGAAAAATTAACTTTTTATGTTTTTGGAACAAGAACGATTGATTTTAAACAGCCGCGAGTGACAATGATTATAAAAGCATTTGCCGGAGAAGAAAGAGTTAAAACTCGCTCGGAATTCAATATTCAAACCACGGTTACGCAAAGAGAATTAGATTCATAATTTTTATGTTAAAAGGAAAAAACAAAGGAATCGCGCTTTTATTTTCAATTTTAATGCTAAGCATGGTTTTTACCGCCAGTTTGGCGATTTTTCAGATTGTTTTTACCGAGTTGAAACTTTCCGAAGGCGTGCGCGATTCCCAGCTTGCTTATTATGCCGCGGATTCGGCCGTGGAATGCGCGCTTTATGTTGATTTAGAGAGTGAAGAATTCGGCCAGTCGGGAAAACCGAAAGTGCAGGATGATTGTTCGGGCGTTGATTCTAATGATATTCAAAAATTTGAAAATAATTGGTCAAACGGCGCTATTTTTACGGTGAATTACAGTAATGGTTCTTGCGCCGATGTGACGGTGGATAAAACCGGCGTGGGAGGATACGGAACATTCATCACCGTTTTAGGATTTAATACCTGTGGAAACGCGGCAAGAAAAGTCAACCGCAGTTTGGAAGTGAAATACTAATTTTAATTTTCAATGGCTAAATTTTCAAACTACGATCAGTCCGAAATTAAAATTCGCGCAGAAAAACTTAAAAAAGTTATCAATTATCATCGTTATCTTTATCATGTTTTAGATCAGCAGGAAATTTCCGACGCGGCGCTGGATTCTTTAAAGCACGAATTAAAAAAAATTGAAGATGAGCATCCGGATTTGATCACGCCTGATTCGCCAACGCAAAGGGTCGGCGGGAAACCGCTGGATAATTTTAAAAAAACAATTCATCGCGTTCCGATGCTTTCTTTGGAAGATATTTTTGAAGAACAGGAATTTTTTGACTGGCTGGGCCGAATGGCAAAAATAATCGCGAAAGAAAATTTTTCGGCTAAAGAGTTTTCTTCCGGGAATCCGGCGCTTTTCACGGAAAAAAAGTATGATGGTTTGGCTTTAAGCTTGCTTTATAAAAACGGCGTTTTGGAAAAAGCGGCCACGCGCGGAGATGGTAAAACAGGCGAAGATGTGACCCAGAACGCCAAAACCATTGAGGCGATTCCTTTACGATTGGAGTTAATGAAAAAATTGGAGATTGGCGGAAAAAAAGCGGAAGTTATCTTAAAATCAGGCGTTTTGGAAGTGCGGGGAGAAGCGTTAATCAGCAAAAAAGAATTTATCCGCATCAATAAAGAACAAAAAAAACAGGGCGGACAAGTTTACGCCAATCCCCGCAATTTGGCGGCCGGTTCCATCCGCCAGCTTGACCCTAAAATTACGGTATCAAGAAAGCTTGATTTTATCGCTTACGATTTGATCGCCGATTTTGGCCAGGAAAAACATTCCGAGGAACATAAAATTTTATCCGCTTTAGGCTTCAAAACCGATTCGGAAGCGAAAATATTTAAACAGCCGGAGCAAATTTTCGCGTTTCAAAAAAAAACAGGACAAGAGCGGGATAAATTGCCTTATGAAATAGACGGCTTGGTGGTGGCAGTGGATGACAATATTTTG from Candidatus Niyogibacteria bacterium encodes:
- a CDS encoding prepilin-type N-terminal cleavage/methylation domain-containing protein yields the protein MAYPKSGKGFSLLETLVALAILNAAILGPISLAYVSIRSASLSHNITIAAFLAEEGVELARSQREKNIYSGNDWLNSLAGCAVGSPCRIATAADGEISVVSCGGSCAPLNYDSDIGLYWYESGNASIFTRSFTVEEIKENKEAKVTMTVSWKERFLSGNQNIQLESHLSNWH
- a CDS encoding type II secretion system protein — translated: MAEDFKFKKLRRGSRFLTGFTPVKSFASRNLTGFTPLNSCEANLTGFTLLEMIVSLGVFSAAILIILGAILSINDAQKKMINIQAVEDNLRFALDAMSREIRTGSVYNCEGGGSASDCPAGSPIFAFDSISGGRIIYRWNSVNKSIEESEDNGSTYYPITGNDLKIEKLTFYVFGTRTIDFKQPRVTMIIKAFAGEERVKTRSEFNIQTTVTQRELDS